A stretch of the Manis pentadactyla isolate mManPen7 chromosome 16, mManPen7.hap1, whole genome shotgun sequence genome encodes the following:
- the EHMT2 gene encoding histone-lysine N-methyltransferase EHMT2 isoform X4, with product MAAAAGAAAAAAAEGEAPTEMGALVLEKEPRGAAERVHGSLGDTPRSEETLPKANPDSLEPAGPSSPASVTVTVGDEGADTPVGAIPLVGDEPENLEGDGDLHGGRLLLGHATKSFPSSPSKGGACPSRAKMSMTGAGKSPPSVHSLAMRLLSMPGAQGMAAGGPEPLPTTTNLEGQPKVHRARKTMSKPGNGQPPVPEKRPPEVQHFRMSDDVHSLGKVTSDVAKRRKLNSGGGLPEVLSSARRSGEVTLDKGDPRSLEEWETVVGDDFSLYYDSYSVDERVDSDSKSEVDALAEQLSEEEEEEEEEEEEEEEEEEEEEEEESGNQSDRSGSSGRRKAKKKWRKDSPWVKPSRKRRKREPPRAKEPRGVSNDTSSLETERGFEELPLCSCRMEAPKIDRISERAGHKCMATESVDGELSGCSAAILKRETMRPSSRVALMVLCETHRARMVKHHCCPGCGYFCTAGTFLECHPDFRVAHRFHKACVSQLNGMVFCPHCGEDASEAQEVTIPRGDGTTPPAGTAAPVPPPLAQDAPGRADTSQPSARMRGHGEPRRPPCDPLADTIDSSGPSLTLPNGGCLSAVGLPPGPGREALEKALVIQESERRKKLRFHPRQLYLSVKQGELQKVILMLLDNLDPNFQSDQQSKRTPLHAAAQKGSVEICHVLLQAGANINAVDKQQRTPLMEAVVNNHLQVARYMVQRGGCVYSKEEDGSTCLHHAAKIGNLEMVSLLLSTGQVDVNAQDSGGWTPIIWAAEHKHIEVIRMLLTRGADVTLTDNEENICLHWASFTGSAAIAEVLLNARCNLHAVNYHGDTPLHIAARESYHDCVLLFLSRGANPELRNKEGDTAWDLTPERSDVWFALQLNRKLRLGVGNRAIRTEKIICRDVARGYENVPIPCVNGVDGEPCPEDYKYISENCETSTMNIDRNITHLQHCTCVDDCSSSNCLCGQLSIRCWYDKDGRLLQEFNKIEPPLIFECNQACSCWRNCKNRVVQSGIKVRLQLYRTAKMGWGVRALQTIPQGTFICEYVGELISDAEADVREDDSYLFDLDNKDGEVYCIDARYYGNISRFINHLCDPNIIPVRVFMLHQDLRFPRIAFFSSRDIRTGEELGFDYGDRFWDIKSKYFTCQCGSEKCKHSAEAIALEQSRLARLDPHPELLPELSSLPPVNP from the exons atggcggcggcggcgggagctGCAGCGGCGGCGGCCGCCGAG GGGGAGGCCCCCACTGAGATGGGGGCGCTGGTGCTAGAGAAGGAGCCTCGAGGAGCCGCTGAGAGAG TTCATGGCTCTTTAGGAGACACCCCTCGGAGTGAGGAGACCTTGCCCAAGGCCAACCCTGACTCTTTGGAGCCTGCTGGCCCCTCATCCCCAGCCTCTGTTACTGTCACTGTAGGCGATGAGGGGGCTGATACCCCTGTAGGGGCCATACCTCTCGTTGGGGATGAACCTGAGAATCTGGAGGGAGATGGGGACCTCCATGGGGGCCGCCTCCTGCTGG GTCATGCCACAAAATCATTCCCGTCTTCCCCCAGCAAGGGGGGTGCCTGTCCCAGCCGAGCCAAGATGTCAATGACAGGGGCCGGAAAATCACCGCCATCGGTTCACAGTTTGGCAATGAGGCTGCTGAGTATGCCGGGAGCCCAGGGAATGGCAGCAGGAGGCCCTGAACCCCTGCCCACCACAACCAACCTGGAGGGGCAACCCAAGGTCCACCGAGCCAGGAAAACCATGTCCAAACCAGGAAATGGACAG cccccagtcccTGAGAAGCGGCCCCCTGAAGTGCAGCATTTCCGCATGAGTGATGACGTGCACTCGCTGGGGAAGGTGACCTCAG aTGTGGCCAAAAGGAGGAAGCTGAACTCTGGCGGTGGCCTG CCTGAGGTGTTGAGTTCTGCCCGGAGGTCAGGAGAGGTGACCCTGGACAAGGGGGACCCCAGGTCCTTGGAGGAGTGGGAGACAGTGGTGGGGGATGACTTCAGTCTCTACTATGACTCCTACTCTGTGGATGAGCGTGTGGATTCTGACAGCAAG TCTGAGGTTGACGCTCTGGCTGAACAACTgagtgaggaagaggaggaagaggaggaagaagaagaggaagaggaggaagaggaagaagaagaggaagaggaggaatccGGCAATCAGTCTGACAGA agTGGTTCCAGTGGCCGGCGCAAAGCCAAGAAGAAATGGCGGAAGGACAGCCCATGGGTGAAGCCGTCACGGAAACGGCGGAAACGGGAGCCTCCAAGGGCCAAGGAGCCACGAG GGGTGTCCAATGACACGTCTTCTCTGGAGACAGAGCGTGGGTTTGAGGAGTTGCCCCTCTGCAGCTGCCGCATGGAGGCACCCAAGATTGACCGCATCAGTGAGAGAGCGGGGCACAAGTGCATGGCCACGGAGAGTGTGGATGGAGAG CTGTCCGGCTGCAGCGCTGCAATCCTCAAGCGAGAGACCATGAGGCCATCAAGCCGCGTAGCACTGATGGTGCTCTGTGAGACCCACCGCGCTCGCATGGTCAAACACCACTGCTGCCCGGGCTGTGGCTACTTCTGTACGGCG GGTACCTTTCTGGAGTGCCACCCCGACTTCCGTGTGGCCCACCGCTTCCACAAGGCCTGTGTGTCCCAGCTGAATGGGATGGTCTTCTGTCCCCACTGTGGGGAGGATGCGTCTGAGGCCCAGGAGGTGACCATTCCCCGCGGGGATGGGACGACCCCACCAGCTGGCACTGCAGCTCCTGTCCCCCCACCCCTGGCCCAGGATGCCCCTGGGAGAGCGGACACTTCCCAGCCCAG TGCCCGGATGCGGGGTCATGGGGAGCCCCGGCGCCCACCCTGTGACCCCCTGGCTGACACCATCGACAGCTCGGGGCCCTCCCTGACCCTGCCCAATGGAGGCTGCCTCTCAGCTGTGGGGCTGCCACCTGGGCCAGGCCGCGAGGCCCTGGAGAAGGCCCTGGTTATCCAGGAGTCAGAGAG GCGGAAGAAACTCCGTTTCCACCCCCGGCAGTTGTACCTGTCAGTGAAGCAGGGGGAGCTGCAGAAGGTGATCCTGATGCTGT TGGACAACCTGGACCCCAACTTCCAGAGCGACCAGCAGAGCAAGCGTACACCCCTGCACGCGGCCGCCCAGAAGGGCTCCGTGGAGATCTGCCACGTGCTGCTGCAG GCTGGAGCCAACATCAATGCGGTGGATAAGCAGCAGCGGACGCCGTTGATGGAGGCCGTGGTGAACAACCACCTGCAAGTGGCACGCTACATGGTGCAGCGTGGCGGCTGCGTCTACAGCAAG GAGGAGGATGGCTCCACTTGCCTCCACCACGCAGCCAAGATCGGGAACCTGGAGATGGTGAGCCTGCTGCTCAGCACGGGACAGGTGGACGTCAATGCCCAG GACAGTGGGGGATGGACACCCATCATCTGGGCCGCAGAGCATAAGCATATCGAGGTGATCCGCATGTTGCTGACACGGGGTGCCGATGTCACCCTCACCGACAAT GAGGAAAACATCTGCCTGCACTGGGCCTCCTTCACTGGCAGCGCAGCCATCGCTGAGGTCCTCCTGAATGCTCGCTGCAACCTCCATGCTGTCAACTACCACGGGGACACGCCCCTGCACATCGCTGCCCGGGAGAGCTACCATGACTGTGTGCT GTTGTTCCTGTCACGCGGAGCAAACCCTGAGCTGCGGAACAAGGAAGGGGACACAGCATGGGACCTGACTCCTGAACGCTCTGATGTGTGGTTTGCGCTCCAGCTCAACCGGAAGCTTCGACTCGGGGTGGGAAACAGGGCCATCCGCACTGAGAAGATCATCTGTCG GGATGTGGCTCGAGGCTATGAGAATGTGCCCATTCCCTGTGTCAATGGCGTGGACGGGGAGCCTTGCCCTGAGGATTACAAGTACATCTCGGAGAACTGTGAGACGTCCACCATGAACATTGACCGCAACATCACCCACCTGCAG CACTGCACGTGTGTGGATGACTGCTCCAGCTCCAATTGCCTGTGCGGCCAGCTTAGCATTCGCTGCTGGTATGACAAG GATGGGCGGCTGCTCCAGGAATTTAACAAGATCGAGCCTCCACTGATTTTTGAGTGTAACCAGGCATGCTCCTGTTGGAGAAACTGCAAGAACCGGGTCGTACAGAGTGGCATCAA ggTGCGACTGCAGCTCTACCGAACAGCCAAGATGGGCTGGGGGGTCCGCGCCCTGCAGACCATCCCCCAGGGGACCTTCATCTGCga GTATGTCGGAGAACTGATCTCCGATGCCGAGGCTGATGTGAGAGAGGATGATTCTTATCTCTTTGACTTAGACAACAAG GATGGAGAGGTGTACTGCATTGATGCCCGTTACTATGGCAACATCAGCCGCTTCATCAACCACCTGTGTGACCCCAACATCATCCCTGTCCGGGTCTTCATGCTGCACCAGGACCTGCGGTTCCCACGCATTGCCTTCTTCAGTTCCAGAGACATCCGGACTggggaggagctggg GTTTGACTACGGTGACCGCTTCTGGGACATCAAAAGCAAGTATTTCACATGCCAGTGTGGCTCTGAGAAGTGCAAGCACTCAGCTGAGGCCATTGCCCTGGAGCAGAGCCGCCTGGCCCGCCTGGATCCCCACCCTGAGTTGCTGCCTGAGCTCAGCTCCCTGCCCCCTGTCAACCCCTGA
- the EHMT2 gene encoding histone-lysine N-methyltransferase EHMT2 isoform X3, whose translation MAAAAGAAAAAAAEGEAPTEMGALVLEKEPRGAAERVHGSLGDTPRSEETLPKANPDSLEPAGPSSPASVTVTVGDEGADTPVGAIPLVGDEPENLEGDGDLHGGRLLLGHATKSFPSSPSKGGACPSRAKMSMTGAGKSPPSVHSLAMRLLSMPGAQGMAAGGPEPLPTTTNLEGQPKVHRARKTMSKPGNGQPPVPEKRPPEVQHFRMSDDVHSLGKVTSDVAKRRKLNSGGGLPEVLSSARRSGEVTLDKGDPRSLEEWETVVGDDFSLYYDSYSVDERVDSDSKSEVDALAEQLSEEEEEEEEEEEEEEEEEEEEEEEESGNQSDRSGSSGRRKAKKKWRKDSPWVKPSRKRRKREPPRAKEPRGVNGVGSSGPSEYMEVPLGSLELPSEGTLSPNHAGVSNDTSSLETERGFEELPLCSCRMEAPKIDRISERAGHKCMATESVDGELSGCSAAILKRETMRPSSRVALMVLCETHRARMVKHHCCPGCGYFCTAGTFLECHPDFRVAHRFHKACVSQLNGMVFCPHCGEDASEAQEVTIPRGDGTTPPAGTAAPVPPPLAQDAPGRADTSQPSARMRGHGEPRRPPCDPLADTIDSSGPSLTLPNGGCLSAVGLPPGPGREALEKALVIQESERRKKLRFHPRQLYLSVKQGELQKVILMLLDNLDPNFQSDQQSKRTPLHAAAQKGSVEICHVLLQAGANINAVDKQQRTPLMEAVVNNHLQVARYMVQRGGCVYSKEEDGSTCLHHAAKIGNLEMVSLLLSTGQVDVNAQDSGGWTPIIWAAEHKHIEVIRMLLTRGADVTLTDNEENICLHWASFTGSAAIAEVLLNARCNLHAVNYHGDTPLHIAARESYHDCVLLFLSRGANPELRNKEGDTAWDLTPERSDVWFALQLNRKLRLGVGNRAIRTEKIICRDVARGYENVPIPCVNGVDGEPCPEDYKYISENCETSTMNIDRNITHLQHCTCVDDCSSSNCLCGQLSIRCWYDKDGRLLQEFNKIEPPLIFECNQACSCWRNCKNRVVQSGIKVRLQLYRTAKMGWGVRALQTIPQGTFICEYVGELISDAEADVREDDSYLFDLDNKDGEVYCIDARYYGNISRFINHLCDPNIIPVRVFMLHQDLRFPRIAFFSSRDIRTGEELGFDYGDRFWDIKSKYFTCQCGSEKCKHSAEAIALEQSRLARLDPHPELLPELSSLPPVNP comes from the exons atggcggcggcggcgggagctGCAGCGGCGGCGGCCGCCGAG GGGGAGGCCCCCACTGAGATGGGGGCGCTGGTGCTAGAGAAGGAGCCTCGAGGAGCCGCTGAGAGAG TTCATGGCTCTTTAGGAGACACCCCTCGGAGTGAGGAGACCTTGCCCAAGGCCAACCCTGACTCTTTGGAGCCTGCTGGCCCCTCATCCCCAGCCTCTGTTACTGTCACTGTAGGCGATGAGGGGGCTGATACCCCTGTAGGGGCCATACCTCTCGTTGGGGATGAACCTGAGAATCTGGAGGGAGATGGGGACCTCCATGGGGGCCGCCTCCTGCTGG GTCATGCCACAAAATCATTCCCGTCTTCCCCCAGCAAGGGGGGTGCCTGTCCCAGCCGAGCCAAGATGTCAATGACAGGGGCCGGAAAATCACCGCCATCGGTTCACAGTTTGGCAATGAGGCTGCTGAGTATGCCGGGAGCCCAGGGAATGGCAGCAGGAGGCCCTGAACCCCTGCCCACCACAACCAACCTGGAGGGGCAACCCAAGGTCCACCGAGCCAGGAAAACCATGTCCAAACCAGGAAATGGACAG cccccagtcccTGAGAAGCGGCCCCCTGAAGTGCAGCATTTCCGCATGAGTGATGACGTGCACTCGCTGGGGAAGGTGACCTCAG aTGTGGCCAAAAGGAGGAAGCTGAACTCTGGCGGTGGCCTG CCTGAGGTGTTGAGTTCTGCCCGGAGGTCAGGAGAGGTGACCCTGGACAAGGGGGACCCCAGGTCCTTGGAGGAGTGGGAGACAGTGGTGGGGGATGACTTCAGTCTCTACTATGACTCCTACTCTGTGGATGAGCGTGTGGATTCTGACAGCAAG TCTGAGGTTGACGCTCTGGCTGAACAACTgagtgaggaagaggaggaagaggaggaagaagaagaggaagaggaggaagaggaagaagaagaggaagaggaggaatccGGCAATCAGTCTGACAGA agTGGTTCCAGTGGCCGGCGCAAAGCCAAGAAGAAATGGCGGAAGGACAGCCCATGGGTGAAGCCGTCACGGAAACGGCGGAAACGGGAGCCTCCAAGGGCCAAGGAGCCACGAG gAGTGAATGGTGTGGGCTCCTCAGGCCCCAGTGAGTACATGGAGGTCCCTCTGGGGTCCCTGGAGCTGCCCAGCGAGGGGACCCTCTCCCCCAACCATGCTG GGGTGTCCAATGACACGTCTTCTCTGGAGACAGAGCGTGGGTTTGAGGAGTTGCCCCTCTGCAGCTGCCGCATGGAGGCACCCAAGATTGACCGCATCAGTGAGAGAGCGGGGCACAAGTGCATGGCCACGGAGAGTGTGGATGGAGAG CTGTCCGGCTGCAGCGCTGCAATCCTCAAGCGAGAGACCATGAGGCCATCAAGCCGCGTAGCACTGATGGTGCTCTGTGAGACCCACCGCGCTCGCATGGTCAAACACCACTGCTGCCCGGGCTGTGGCTACTTCTGTACGGCG GGTACCTTTCTGGAGTGCCACCCCGACTTCCGTGTGGCCCACCGCTTCCACAAGGCCTGTGTGTCCCAGCTGAATGGGATGGTCTTCTGTCCCCACTGTGGGGAGGATGCGTCTGAGGCCCAGGAGGTGACCATTCCCCGCGGGGATGGGACGACCCCACCAGCTGGCACTGCAGCTCCTGTCCCCCCACCCCTGGCCCAGGATGCCCCTGGGAGAGCGGACACTTCCCAGCCCAG TGCCCGGATGCGGGGTCATGGGGAGCCCCGGCGCCCACCCTGTGACCCCCTGGCTGACACCATCGACAGCTCGGGGCCCTCCCTGACCCTGCCCAATGGAGGCTGCCTCTCAGCTGTGGGGCTGCCACCTGGGCCAGGCCGCGAGGCCCTGGAGAAGGCCCTGGTTATCCAGGAGTCAGAGAG GCGGAAGAAACTCCGTTTCCACCCCCGGCAGTTGTACCTGTCAGTGAAGCAGGGGGAGCTGCAGAAGGTGATCCTGATGCTGT TGGACAACCTGGACCCCAACTTCCAGAGCGACCAGCAGAGCAAGCGTACACCCCTGCACGCGGCCGCCCAGAAGGGCTCCGTGGAGATCTGCCACGTGCTGCTGCAG GCTGGAGCCAACATCAATGCGGTGGATAAGCAGCAGCGGACGCCGTTGATGGAGGCCGTGGTGAACAACCACCTGCAAGTGGCACGCTACATGGTGCAGCGTGGCGGCTGCGTCTACAGCAAG GAGGAGGATGGCTCCACTTGCCTCCACCACGCAGCCAAGATCGGGAACCTGGAGATGGTGAGCCTGCTGCTCAGCACGGGACAGGTGGACGTCAATGCCCAG GACAGTGGGGGATGGACACCCATCATCTGGGCCGCAGAGCATAAGCATATCGAGGTGATCCGCATGTTGCTGACACGGGGTGCCGATGTCACCCTCACCGACAAT GAGGAAAACATCTGCCTGCACTGGGCCTCCTTCACTGGCAGCGCAGCCATCGCTGAGGTCCTCCTGAATGCTCGCTGCAACCTCCATGCTGTCAACTACCACGGGGACACGCCCCTGCACATCGCTGCCCGGGAGAGCTACCATGACTGTGTGCT GTTGTTCCTGTCACGCGGAGCAAACCCTGAGCTGCGGAACAAGGAAGGGGACACAGCATGGGACCTGACTCCTGAACGCTCTGATGTGTGGTTTGCGCTCCAGCTCAACCGGAAGCTTCGACTCGGGGTGGGAAACAGGGCCATCCGCACTGAGAAGATCATCTGTCG GGATGTGGCTCGAGGCTATGAGAATGTGCCCATTCCCTGTGTCAATGGCGTGGACGGGGAGCCTTGCCCTGAGGATTACAAGTACATCTCGGAGAACTGTGAGACGTCCACCATGAACATTGACCGCAACATCACCCACCTGCAG CACTGCACGTGTGTGGATGACTGCTCCAGCTCCAATTGCCTGTGCGGCCAGCTTAGCATTCGCTGCTGGTATGACAAG GATGGGCGGCTGCTCCAGGAATTTAACAAGATCGAGCCTCCACTGATTTTTGAGTGTAACCAGGCATGCTCCTGTTGGAGAAACTGCAAGAACCGGGTCGTACAGAGTGGCATCAA ggTGCGACTGCAGCTCTACCGAACAGCCAAGATGGGCTGGGGGGTCCGCGCCCTGCAGACCATCCCCCAGGGGACCTTCATCTGCga GTATGTCGGAGAACTGATCTCCGATGCCGAGGCTGATGTGAGAGAGGATGATTCTTATCTCTTTGACTTAGACAACAAG GATGGAGAGGTGTACTGCATTGATGCCCGTTACTATGGCAACATCAGCCGCTTCATCAACCACCTGTGTGACCCCAACATCATCCCTGTCCGGGTCTTCATGCTGCACCAGGACCTGCGGTTCCCACGCATTGCCTTCTTCAGTTCCAGAGACATCCGGACTggggaggagctggg GTTTGACTACGGTGACCGCTTCTGGGACATCAAAAGCAAGTATTTCACATGCCAGTGTGGCTCTGAGAAGTGCAAGCACTCAGCTGAGGCCATTGCCCTGGAGCAGAGCCGCCTGGCCCGCCTGGATCCCCACCCTGAGTTGCTGCCTGAGCTCAGCTCCCTGCCCCCTGTCAACCCCTGA